A single Phormidium ambiguum IAM M-71 DNA region contains:
- a CDS encoding PhnD/SsuA/transferrin family substrate-binding protein → MKRRDFLGFSLLFLASCAEATTNRNNTKITSEKLRFTVTETQSIEELQRDYGALKTVLEEIWETKIEFVPIGSYTAAAAALQLDQVDLVLTGPSEYVVMRARTNAVPVIALTRPNYHTVISVTVNSGIKSVAQLKGKKVAMWEIGSTSGHLGPTKMLMDAGLNPQSDVKIFMLKGDGLPALRKGKVDAWAGSAVKYEKFLQDEALLEKNLPLIAKGPLLPNDLFVANSKFDANFIKDISAKMLDNQDKLLSSLLSVEEGKYKGSQLISTSDANYDMIRQVYEAIGQGSFVK, encoded by the coding sequence ATGAAACGACGGGATTTTTTGGGATTTTCCTTATTGTTTCTCGCTAGTTGTGCTGAAGCAACAACTAACCGCAACAATACAAAAATCACCTCGGAAAAGCTGAGATTTACAGTAACAGAAACGCAAAGCATAGAAGAATTACAGCGAGATTATGGTGCATTAAAGACTGTATTAGAAGAAATATGGGAAACAAAAATTGAGTTTGTTCCTATTGGCAGTTATACAGCAGCAGCAGCAGCATTACAGTTAGATCAAGTGGATTTGGTACTCACAGGCCCTTCAGAATATGTAGTAATGCGTGCTAGAACAAATGCAGTACCTGTAATTGCGCTGACTCGACCAAATTATCATACTGTTATTTCTGTTACTGTTAATAGCGGTATCAAGTCAGTAGCACAATTAAAAGGCAAAAAAGTTGCTATGTGGGAAATAGGCTCAACTAGTGGACATCTTGGGCCAACAAAAATGTTAATGGATGCTGGATTAAATCCTCAGTCTGACGTAAAAATTTTCATGTTAAAAGGTGATGGACTTCCAGCTTTAAGAAAAGGTAAAGTTGATGCTTGGGCAGGCTCGGCTGTAAAGTATGAAAAGTTTCTTCAAGATGAGGCATTATTAGAAAAAAACTTACCTTTAATCGCCAAAGGGCCTTTACTACCAAATGATTTATTTGTTGCCAATAGTAAGTTTGATGCTAATTTCATTAAAGATATAAGTGCCAAAATGTTAGACAATCAAGATAAATTACTGAGTAGTCTTTTGTCAGTGGAAGAAGGTAAGTATAAAGGCTCTCAGTTAATTTCCACTTCTGACGCTAATTATGATATGATTCGTCAGGTTTATGAAGCTATTGGTCAAGGTAGTTTTGTGAAGTAA
- a CDS encoding KGK domain-containing protein encodes MEYNYYLQNCSNDDVIQFSNAIHKVGQLKTAMKLAVNNQDNLPCTLYSALHKQGFKLEDLAATQKLLIDGLDAEILKIGAKGWQKGKIRVRVTLEFEPDEPETNEPESPLDDLRRMMNENS; translated from the coding sequence ATGGAATACAATTACTATTTGCAAAACTGTAGTAATGATGATGTTATACAATTTTCAAATGCCATACACAAAGTTGGTCAATTAAAAACAGCGATGAAGCTTGCAGTCAATAACCAAGACAACCTACCGTGTACACTATATTCCGCTTTACATAAACAAGGGTTCAAACTAGAAGATTTAGCTGCAACACAAAAATTGTTAATTGATGGGTTAGATGCTGAAATTTTGAAAATCGGTGCTAAAGGTTGGCAAAAGGGAAAAATCCGAGTAAGAGTTACTTTAGAATTTGAACCTGATGAACCGGAAACTAACGAACCAGAATCACCACTTGATGATCTGCGACGGATGATGAATGAGAATAGCTAG
- a CDS encoding sensor histidine kinase, giving the protein MNFDEPINIPENKKDYWVKLPLYLVKQRNYPNILIWMLIRRFISRLSIAKKISYGYALVIGVAVFGTTVGLLIGDYYQKQAQKQLSIANKQQYLISELENSVNQIRSHPQRLVSVLGESIWFDYESAKFFGSVNRVKSTLSDFNYFVQSNQNQLVSSGNELKEILQNYHLNTEAYTQLIQQLWQQISPANLKDKEITNAKQEILAFISGESANQVNVNFDRLGESLTRLKKGATEQQIEANQRLLQSENWRLLIIMASMLLSVAIAIILGYYTSRQIANPIETLNQVAQQVTKESNFQIMAPVASKDEIGSLATSINQLVKWVGEYTHELEVARHTLEQRVQERTTELQQTLYELKHTQSQLIQSEKMSSLGQLVAGVAHEINNPVNFIYGNIQYANTYTEELLSLIELYQQEYPQPTTIIQDKIAEIDLKFLADDFLKVLSSMKMGTERIKQIILSLRNFSRLDESEVKAVDIHEGIENTLLILNNRLKRDIEVVKNYDNLPLVECYPAQLNQVFMNIIVNAIDALEEVKNSRIAAKDKFLAQIVIQTKKVNDFDIQVSIKDNGSGIPPEIKDKLFDPFFTTKPMGKGTGLGLSICYQILQKHQGKIDVISSVKGGTEFLITLPYKLSCNIS; this is encoded by the coding sequence ATGAATTTTGACGAACCTATAAATATCCCAGAAAATAAGAAAGATTATTGGGTAAAGTTGCCACTGTATTTGGTTAAGCAAAGAAATTATCCGAATATTCTTATTTGGATGTTAATCAGGCGCTTTATCTCTCGGTTAAGTATTGCGAAAAAGATTAGTTATGGTTATGCGTTAGTGATTGGAGTAGCAGTTTTTGGGACAACAGTTGGATTATTAATTGGAGATTATTACCAAAAACAAGCGCAAAAACAATTAAGTATTGCTAATAAGCAGCAATACTTAATTAGTGAATTAGAAAATTCTGTGAATCAAATTCGATCGCATCCTCAACGACTAGTTAGTGTATTGGGAGAATCGATTTGGTTTGACTATGAATCTGCCAAATTTTTTGGTTCAGTTAATCGAGTAAAAAGTACATTGTCTGACTTTAATTATTTTGTACAAAGTAACCAAAATCAATTGGTAAGCAGTGGTAACGAATTAAAAGAAATCTTGCAGAATTATCATTTAAATACTGAAGCATATACCCAGCTAATTCAACAACTTTGGCAGCAAATTAGTCCAGCCAACTTAAAGGATAAAGAAATTACCAATGCAAAGCAAGAAATCTTAGCCTTTATTAGCGGCGAATCAGCTAATCAAGTTAATGTAAATTTCGATCGACTTGGAGAAAGCTTAACGCGGCTCAAAAAAGGGGCAACTGAGCAACAAATTGAAGCAAATCAAAGGTTGCTTCAATCAGAAAACTGGCGGCTATTAATTATTATGGCAAGTATGTTGCTATCAGTAGCGATCGCTATTATTCTGGGATATTATACGAGCCGTCAAATTGCTAATCCGATAGAAACTCTTAATCAAGTAGCACAACAAGTCACTAAAGAATCAAATTTTCAAATCATGGCTCCTGTAGCCAGTAAAGATGAAATTGGCTCCTTAGCTACCTCCATTAATCAGTTAGTTAAATGGGTGGGAGAATACACTCATGAATTAGAAGTAGCTCGTCACACATTAGAGCAAAGAGTACAAGAACGCACCACCGAACTTCAACAAACATTATATGAATTAAAACATACTCAATCTCAGCTAATTCAAAGTGAAAAAATGTCTAGTTTAGGACAGTTAGTTGCAGGTGTTGCTCATGAAATTAACAATCCAGTAAACTTCATTTACGGTAATATTCAATATGCCAATACTTATACTGAAGAATTACTAAGTTTGATCGAACTATATCAACAAGAATATCCCCAACCGACTACGATAATTCAAGATAAAATTGCAGAAATTGATTTAAAGTTTTTAGCTGATGATTTTCTGAAAGTTTTGTCTTCTATGAAAATGGGAACTGAGCGAATTAAGCAAATCATCTTATCTTTGCGTAATTTTTCTCGGTTAGATGAATCCGAAGTTAAAGCTGTAGATATTCATGAAGGAATTGAAAACACACTGTTAATTTTAAATAATCGTCTCAAGCGAGATATTGAAGTTGTTAAAAATTATGATAACTTACCTCTAGTGGAATGTTATCCTGCACAATTAAATCAAGTATTTATGAATATTATTGTTAATGCAATTGATGCTTTAGAAGAGGTAAAAAATTCACGAATTGCTGCCAAAGATAAATTTTTGGCTCAAATTGTGATTCAAACTAAAAAGGTAAATGATTTTGATATCCAAGTTAGTATTAAAGATAATGGATCGGGCATTCCGCCGGAAATTAAAGATAAGCTTTTCGATCCGTTTTTTACTACCAAACCAATGGGCAAAGGTACTGGTTTAGGCTTGTCAATTTGTTATCAGATATTACAAAAACATCAAGGTAAGATAGATGTTATTTCTTCTGTGAAAGGCGGAACAGAATTTTTAATTACCTTACCTTATAAATTAAGTTGTAATATTAGCTGA
- a CDS encoding HNH endonuclease produces MSKTPRIRIPQEVRKYVFQRDKYQCQSCGKTSVETELNIDHIIPLASGGSNDISNLQTLCCTCNQRKKHHFDPRFRRHFSD; encoded by the coding sequence ATGAGTAAAACCCCCAGAATTCGTATTCCTCAAGAAGTTAGAAAATACGTCTTTCAACGCGATAAGTATCAATGTCAAAGTTGTGGGAAAACTAGCGTTGAAACTGAATTAAACATCGATCATATAATTCCTCTGGCTAGTGGGGGAAGTAATGATATTAGCAATCTACAAACTTTATGTTGCACTTGCAATCAACGCAAAAAGCATCATTTCGATCCTCGGTTTCGCCGTCATTTTAGCGATTAG